From Pseudomonas hormoni:
TGGTGCTGGACATGAGGCTCATTGGGCATCTCCCACTTGCTTGCGCAGACGGGTGATGCGGGTATTGAGCACGTTCAACTGCTCCTCGCTCTTAAGGGTCAGGACCTTCGCTTCGGCCAGGCGCGCATCCAGCTCGGCCTGTTCGGCCCGCATCCGCGCATGCTTGTAGGACTGATCCGCCATGTCGCCCTGGGCACGGCTGAACTTGTCTTCGGCCAGTTTCAGCTCCGGCACCTCGTCGGCGGTGGCGCCCACGGCTTTGGCTTGTATCAGTGCCTGATCGGTCAGGCGTATTTGTTCATTCGGCGCCGGATCGGCTGCACAACCCGCCAGAGCCAGAACGGCCAGGGCAGCGAAAAGAGGTCGAATACTCACTAAAAATCCCTACTGTTTTGGGGTACTGGCGGCTTGTTGCTGTTGCTGCGCTTTCCAACGCTCGATGTTGCGTTGCAGCACGGCTTCCGTCAGTCCGGACGCGGGCAATTCTGTCATCTTTTTGGCCAGCTGTCCGCGCAACCACGGATCGTTGCAGGCGGAGTTATGGGAAACCGCGAGGAACAGGCCGGGTTTATCGACCGGTTGTGGGCGCGCCACCAGATCGTTGGCCATGCTCAGTGTTTGTGCCGCTGCCATGCCGGAGTAGCGTCCCGCGAGGACAAATTCCACTTCGCCCAAGAGCAATTTCTGAAAGGCCTGGGTCAGGTTTGGTGTACGTACGAGGGTCAATTGCTGCTCGGCGAACGTACCAAATGCCTGGGTTATTCGAGACTTTTCCGACAACGCGCCGGGGTGACCGTGGAGGTCTTGTGCTTCGTTGTAGACCAGAGACGAGTCTTTTCGGGTCCAGACCAGGTAATCGTTTTCCAGCAACGGCGGATGGATGTAATCCAGAGTTTCCAGCTCGCTGACCGTCAACGGCGCATCCGCCAGCATGTCCATGCGCCCGCTGCGCACTTCATCGAGGGCCTGGGAGCGTTTGCCGGCGTAAAGAATGTCGACTTTGATCCCCAACTCCCCCGCCACTTGCTGCAACAAATCGGCACTGGCGCCGATCAGGTGCTTGGGGTTTTGCGGATCTTGCCACAGGTACGGCGGCGCGTCCGGGCTGCCGGTGACCACCAGGCGTTCGCACTTGCCCGCGGCAACAGACAGTGTCGGCAATACCGTCAGGCCCAGCAGCAATGACCAACCGAACACTCGGCGCAAATCCATGGCAACACTCTCCCACTCAAATCCGGAACAAAAAAAAGCCCGACCAAAAGGTCGGGCTCTTTATAGGTCAAGCCGCTGGATTAGACCAGCTTCTCGAACTCAGGGATGGCTTCGAACAGGTCTGCCACCAGGCCGTAATCGGCCACCTGGAAGATCGGCGCTTCTTCGTCCTTGTTGATCGCAACGATCACTTTGGAGTCTTTCATGCCGGCCAGGTGCTGGATCGCGCCGGAGATACCGACCGCGATGTACAGCTGTGGAGCAACGATCTTGCCGGTCTGACCGACCTGCATGTCGTTGGGTACGAAACCTGCGTCGACCGCGGCGCGGGAAGCACCGACGGCAGCGCCCAGCTTGTCGGCCAGGGCGTACAGATGTTTGAAGTTGTCGCCGTTCTGCATGCCGCGACCGCCGGAAACGACGATTTTGGCAGCGGTCAGTTCCGGACGATCGGACTTGGCCAGTTCTTCACCAACGAAGCTCGACGTGCCAGCGTTGTGCGCAGCAGCGACCGCTTCAACAGCAGCCGAACCACCTTCAGCAGCCACCGGGTCGAAACCGGTGGCACGTACGGTGATCACTTTGACCGCAGCGTTCGACTGAACGGTAGCGATGGCGTTGCCGGCGTAGATAGGGCGCTTGAAGGTATCAGCGCTTTCAACCGAGATGATCTCGGAGATCTGGTCAACGTCCAGCTGAGCGGCAACGCGCGGCAGGATGTTTTTGCCGTTGGAGGTCGCGGCAGCCAGGATGTGGCTGTAGCCAGCGCCCAGCTCGGCCACCAGCGGCGCTACGTTTTCCGGCAACTGGTGAGCGTAGGAGGCGTTGTCGGCCACCAGCACTTTAGCCACGCCAGCGATTTTCGCAGCGGCTTCAGCCACGGCGCCAGCGCCCTGACCTGCAACCAGCACGTGGATGTCGCCGCCGATTTTGGCAGCAGCGGCCACGGTGTTCAGCGTGGCCGGGGCCAGCACTTTGTTGTCGTGTTCAGCGATTACCAAGATAGTCATGATTAGATTACCTTCGCTTCGTTTTTCAGTTTCTCGACCAGTTCAGCCACCGACTTGACCTTGATACCCGCGCTGCGTGCAGCCGGCGCTTCGACTTTCACGGTCTTGTTGGTGGAGGCGGTGGAAACGCCCAAAGCGTCCGGAGTCAGCACTTCGAGAGGCTTCTTCTTGGCTTTCATGATGTTTGGCAGGGACGCATAACGCGGCTCGTTCAAACGCAGATCGGTGGTGACAATGGCTGGCAGTTTCAGGGAAACCGTCTGCGCGCCGCCGTCGATTTCGCGGGTCACGGCAACGCTGTCGCCGGACACTTCAACTTTCGAAGCAAAGGTGCCCTGACCGTAACCGCTCAGTGCAGCGAGCATCTGGCCAGTCTGGTTGTTGTCGCTGTCGATGGCTTGTTTGCCAAGGATCACTAGCTGAGGCTGTTCCTTGTCGACAACAGCTTTCAACAGTTTGGCAACGGCCAGGGAAGTCAGATCTTCAGCGGATTCGACGAGGATGGCGCGGTCGGCACCCAGAGCCAGCGCGGTGCGCAGTTGCTCTTGAGCGGCGGACGGGCCGACGGAAACGACGACGATTTCAGTCGCAACGCCTTTCTCTTTCAGGCGTACGGCTTCTTCCACGGCGATTTCGCAGAATGGGTTCATCGACATCTTCACGTTAGCGAGGTCGACGCCGGAATTGTCCGCCTTGACGCGAACCTTGACGTTGTAATCCACAACGCGTTTGACAGCTACAAGAACCTTCATGGATTCCTCGTTACTCTCCGGTGAAAAGAAAGTCGCCTAGGCGAACCTGGCGGTTGATGCTCATCGGGCGCAAGGGCACCTCTAAAAACGCCGGCATACGTATCAAGTGACCATCGCTCATGAGATTGATGACCGTTCGTCAGTGGTGACCAACAAGTCATTCAATATCGCGGCGTGTAAACTGCGCGCCAACACTGCGCCGCGCATCACCTTGTACTGCCATCGCCCTGTCTTTAGAGGTGCTCTTGAAACCAACAGTCAGCCTACGGCGAGCGCAAAACCGACCGTATCTTGACCGGAACGCCTATTCCGGTCAATACGGCAAAATAGCCGTTCATAAGCCGCGTGACTTTGATTTCTCTGGCTTTGAGCCAATTCAAACAAACGTTTGTATTGGACGCTAGGAGTGGTGTAGATATAATGCGCCACCCAGAGAGAAAGGTGGTTCATCGATTGTCCTCTTCCCCGCTTGCGCAGGGATTCATGGATGCGACACCAAACCTCCAATTAGAAAAAAAACTGTTGAGCCTTGAGTAGGAGATAACCTGTGGAACGCGAATACATGGAATTCGACGTGGTCATCGTCGGTGCCGGCCCCGCTGGTCTTTCCGCCGCCTGCCGCTTGAAGCAGAAGGCTGCTGAAGCCGGTAAGGAAATCAGCGTCTGCGTGGTCGAAAAAGGCTCCGAAGTCGGTGCTCACATCCTGTCTGGTGCCGTGTTCGAACCACGCGCCCTGAACGAATTGTTCCCGGACTGGAAAGAACTCGGCGCCCCGCTGAACACGCCGGTGACGCGTGACGACATCTTCGTTCTCAAGAACGCCGACAGCGCGCAGAAAATCCCTGACCTCTTTGTGCCCAAGACCATGCACAACGAAGGCAACTACATCATCTCCCTGGGCAACCTGTGCCGCTGGCTGGCTCAGCAGGCCGAAAACCTGGGCGTGGAAATCTACCCTGGCTTCGCCGCCCAGGAAGCACTGTTCGACGAGAACGGCGTGGTTCGCGGGATCATCACCGGCGACCTCGGCGTTGACCGCGAAGGCCATCCGAAAGAAGGCCTGTACACCCCTGGCATGGAACTGCGTGGCAAATACACGCTGTTCGCTGAAGGCTGCCGTGGCCACATCGGCAAGCAGTTGATCAAGCGCTTCAACCTCGACAGCGAAGCCGACGCCCAGCACTACGGCATCGGCCTGAAAGAAATCTGGGAAATCGACCCGGCCAAGCATCAGCCAGGCCTGGTGGTCCACACCGCCGGCTGGCCGCTGGACATCATGGGCACCGAGAACACCGGCGGCTCCTTCCTCTATCACCTGGAAAACAACCAGGTGGTGGTTGGTCTGATCGTCGACCTTTCCTACAGCAACACCTACCTGTCGCCGTTCGACGAGTTTCAGCGCCTCAAGCATCACCCGGTGCTCAAGCAGTACCTGGAAGGCGGCAAGCGCATCAGCTACGGCGCCCGCGCCATCTGCAAAGGCGGCCTGAATTCGCTGCCGAAAATGGTCTTCAAGGGCGGCGCGCTGATCGGTTGCGACCTCGGCACCCTGAACTTCGCCAAGATCAAAGGCAGCCACACCGCAATGAAGTCCGGCATGCTCGCCGCTGAATCCGTGGCCGAGGCGCTGTTCGCCGAGAAGGACGGCACCGAAGAGCTGACCACTTACGTCGACGCGTTCAAGAAGAGCTGGCTCTACGACGAGCTGTTCGCCAGCCGCAACTTCGGCCCGGCGATCCACAAGTTCGGCGCGATCGTCGGCGGCGGTTTCAACTGGCTGGACCAGAACATCTTCGGCGGCAAACTGCCGTTCACCCTGCACGACACCAAGCCGGACTACGCGTGCCTGAAGCTGGCGGCCGACTGCAAGAAGATCGACTACCCGAAACCAGACGGCAAGATCAGTTTCGACAAGCTCAGCTCGGTGTTCATCTCCGGTACCAACCATGAAGAAGAGCAGCCTTGCCACCTGAAGCTGACCGACCCGAGCATCCCGATCGCCAAGAACCTGCCGATGTACGATGAACCTGCCCAGCGCTACTGCCCGGCCGGCGTGTACGAAGTGGTGACCAAGGAAGACGGCGAGAAGCGCTTCCAGATCAACGCCCAGAACTGCGTTCACTGCAAGACCTGCGACATCAAGGACCCTGCACAGAACATTACCTGGGTGGCGCCTGAAGGTGCCGGCGGGCCGACTTACCCGAACATGTAAGTTGAATCGCTGATCACAAAGGCTCCCGAAATGGGGGCCTTTTTGTTGCCCGCAATTTATACAACAACACCGCCCCCACCTGTAGGAGCCGAGCTTGCTCGCGAAAGCGGTGTGTCATCCAGCATTGATCTCGCCTGACACACCGCTTTCGCGAGCAAGCTCGGCTCCTACAAGGGATTCGCGGTGTATCAGGCTGCGCGTTCATCGCCCGGATTGCGCTCAAAGTACCGCTTGTACTCCCGACTGAACTGCGACGTGCTCTGATACCCGACCCGATGCGCCACCTGCGCCACGCCCAATCCCTCGCCCAGCAATAACTGCTGGGCCCTGAGCAAACGCAAACGCTTCAAGTACTGCACCGGCGACAATAAGGTGCTGCGTTTGAAATGCTCATGAAAGGTCGACGCACTCATGTTCGCGCAACTGGCCAAGGTCTCGACGTTCAAGGGTTCGGTGTAATGCGCATGCAGATGGCTGAGCGACGCCGCGATCCGGGCGAACTGCCCCTGTTGCTCGACCAGCGCCCGCAGCACATCTGCTTGCGGCCCGCGCAAGGCGACGAACAACAACTCGCGCAATCGCGCCTGCCCCATAACCTGGCATTCCAGCGGATCGTGCAGGCAACGCAGCAGCCGTTCAACACAACCACGCATCGCATCGTCAAGCACCGCCGAGGTCATGGACTCTGGCGTTTGCGCCGCAATACTACGCCCCGGCGCCAGCCCCATGGCCAAGACCAACTCACCGAGCAACACACGGTCAATGGCGATGGAAACGCCCAGCATCGGGCCATCGGGCGCTGAAAACGTCTCGCATTCGAAGGGCACTGGCAATGCCTGAATCAAATAATGCCCGGCGCCGTACTCCAGCGTACGCGGCCCCAGATACGCCAGTTTGCTTCCCTGGGCGATGATGACAAGACTCGGCTCGTAAATCTGCGGGCCGCGAGCCACATCACAACTGGCCCGCAAAACCTGCACACCCGGCAACGCCGTGGGAGCGAAACCATCGCGATTAGTCAAAGGCTGAATCAGCGAAACCAGCGCGGCATTGGCATCGAGATGACGGGTCAACAACATGGGAGCTCTTCACAAAAAAGTCGCGGAAAAAGGGATGAAAGCATCATCGCAGGTCTGATCGTCCATTTGACCAAACGAACGCTGATGCCGGAGGAATAGGCATGACACCCGGAGGAATCGCCATGGCCGGTGACCGGCGCGGCGCCCAGAATGCGCCACCTCACCTGTCACTGCTTTTGCGAGGTTCACCATGTACACCGCCATCGGATACGCCGCCCAGTCGGCCACCACTCCCCTCGCCCCCATGAAATTCGAACGCCGCAGCCCTCGGGCCGACGACGTGGCGATCGATATTCTCTACTGCGGCGTCTGCCATTCCGACATCCACCAGGCCCGCAACGAGTGGGGCATTGCCGTTTATCCGTTGATGCCCGGCCACGAGATCGTAGGCAAAGTGACCGCCGTCGGTGCGAATGTCACCCAGTATAAAGTCGGCGATCTGGTCGGCGTCGGCTGCATGGTCGATTCCTGCCGCAGCTGCGAAGCCTGCCAGGCCAACCTCGAGCAATATTGTCTCGAAGGTCCGACCATGACTTATGCCACACCGGACCGCGTGGATGGCAGCAACACCATGGGCGGTTACTCCGACAGCATCGTCGTCAGTGAACACTTCGTCGTGCGCATCCCGGCAAAACTCGACCTCGCCAGCGCCGCGCCGATCCTCTGCGCCGGCATCACCACCTACTCGCCGCTCAAGCACTACGGCGTGAAGGCGGGCGACAAGGTCGGGATTCTCGGCATGGGTGGCCTCGGCCACATGGGCATCAAGTTCGCCAAGGCGATGGGCGCGGAAGTCACTCTGTTCACTCGCTCGGCGAGCAAGGCTGAAGAAGGACGTCGTCAGGGCGCGGACCACGTGATCGTGTCCACCGACGCCGAGCAGATGAAGGCAGCAGCAGGCCATTTCGACTTCCTGCTGGACACCATTCCGGTACAGCACGACCTCAATCCCTACCTTGATACCCTACGTTTCGACGGCGTGCACATTCTCGTGGGTTTGATTGAACCGATTGATCCACCGGTCCACGCGGCCAAACTGGTGTTGGGCCGTCGCGTACTGGCCGGCTCGCTGATCGGCGGCATCGCCGAAACCCAGGAAGTGCTGGATTTCTGCGCCGAGCACAACATCACCTGCGACATCGAAATGCTCGACATCCGTCAGATCAACGAGGCTTACGCCCGCATGATCGCCGGTGACGTGAAATACCGTTTCGTCATCGACATGGCGACGCTGAAAGTCTGATCAGACCTTAGCGCCAAGCTCCGCCGAGAGCCGGGCCGTGACCCCTTTGATCAGGGGAATCAGCTCGGCCATTTTTTCCAGCGGCATGTACGGCACGGTGCTGGCGATGCTGATGCCAGCAACGATGCGCTTGCTGGCATCACGAATCGGTGCCGCCACGCAGCGGATCGACGGTTCGTTGTCTTCCAGATCGAAGGCGTAACCGCCCGCCACGTACTCGACCATGCGCTGTTGAAACTGCTCCCAGGATTGCTCCGGGTGCTGCGGCCAGAACTGATTTTTCCCACCCGCCGGCAAGCTGACTTCGTACAGTCGTTGCCATTCTTCCTGCGTGTCATCCAGCATCAGCGCCTTGCCGATCCCGGTGCGCGCCAACGGCATGCGATGGCCGACCCGCGAGCGCATTTCCGGACCATTGCGTCCTGGATTCTTGTGCAGGTACAGCACCTCGTCGCCCTCGCGAATCGCCAAGTGAATGGTGTCGCCGGTCAACGCCGACAACTCATCCAGATACGGCCCGGCCAGGGTCACCAGCGGCAATTCTTCACGCGCCTGAAAGCCCAACTCGATCAGCTTCGGCCCCAACAGATACCCGACTTGCGGCACCACGCGCAGATAACGCTCGTCCACCAGGCAACTGGCCAGACGATGGGTGGTGCTGCGCGTCGTGCCGATCAGCCGGGCGATTTCCTTGAGATCGCGGGCGCCACTGGCCACGGCCTGAACCACACCCAGACCGCGAAGCAGTGTCTGGGTGCCGGTCGGCGCAGCGTCCTTGGCGATTTTTGGGGCGTCTTCCTGCATATCCAGCCTTTACCGTTGAGCGAGGGAACGGGCGGCATTATGGTCGCCCGACGGCTGCGACTACAACTTGATACGCTCGACCTTGCCGACCAGCAGAATGTAGGAAAGCGCACCAATCAACGCAAGAACCGAGATGTAGGTAATCGCCGGGGCAAACGAATCACCGCTGGCGAGGAAGCCGATCACGATCGGCGTGGTAATCGCCGACAGGTTGCCGATGAAATTGAATACCCCGCCGGTCAGCCCCAACAACCGTGCCGGTGCCAGCGTTGAAACCAGCGACCAGGTGATCGAAGCCAGTCCGTTACCAAAGAAGGCCAACGCGAGGAAGGCAATCACCAGCGGCGTCGACTCGACGAAGTTGGCGCCGATGATAGACGTGGAAATCAGCAGGCCGCCAATGATCGGCAATTTGCGGGCGAACCCTACCGTGTAGCCGCGGCGGATCAAAAAGTCCGAGAAGAAACCGGAACACAGCACACCGACGAAGGCGGCGAGAAACGGCAGCGATGCCAGCAGGCCGGACTTGATGAAGTCCATGCCGCGGTATTTCACCAGGTAGGTCGGGAACCACGTCAGGAAAAACCACAGCGTCGAGTTGAGGCAGAACTGACCGAGGTAGATGCCCCACAACTTGCGTTTGGTCAGGACGATGCCAAGGTCGGTCCAGCTGAATTTCGCCTTGGCCTTGGCTGTCTCTGCCTGGATATCTACCAACCCGCCGCCCTCACGGATCAGGTCGATTTCGGCGTCATTGGCGCCCTTGAAATCCCGCGGTTCGCGATACACCGCGTACCAGATCACCGCCCAGAGAATGCCCACCGCACCGGTGCTGACAAACACCATGTGCCAGCCAAATTCATGCTGCAACCAGGCAAGTACCGGCGTCAGGAACGCCAGGCCAACGAACTGGCCGGAGGTGTAGAAACCGATGGCCGTGGCGCGTTCGCGCTCCGGAAACCAAGTGGTCACTACACGGCTGTTGATTGGATACGCCGGGGCTTCCAGGGCACCGACCGCCATGCGCAAGACGAACAGCGCGATGAAACTGGCGGCGAAGCCGAGCATCACCGTCGCGATTGACCACAGCAACAAGGCGACGCTGTAGAGAATGCGCGGCGGGACGCGATCCACCAGCCAGCCGCCGGGGATTTGCATGGCGGCGTAGGTCCAGCCGAAGGCCGAGAAAATCAGCCCGACGTGGATCGGGTCGATGCCCAGTTCGCTGGTCAGCGCCGGGGCGGCGATGGACAGGTTGCTGCGGTCCAGATAGTTGATCACTACGGTGATGAACAGCAGCACCATGATGAAAAAACGCTTGCGACTGGGCGTCACCAACGACGCCTGCCCGGTAAGGGTTTGCGGTTGCATGAGGATTGCCTCTTCTTATGTTTATTGAGGTCGATGTGAAATCGGGGGTTGCCGCAAATCTCCCTGTCCATGGAGATCAACCTGTGGGAGCCAGCCTGCTGGCGATCGCGGTGTGTCAGTCACAATGAGTGCTGGATGTGCCGACCAAATCGCCAGCAGGCTGGCTCCCACAGGGATGTGCGGTGGGTCAGGGAGAACTCACCACTCGGTGAGGGTTTGCGGTTGCATGGGGATTGCCTCTTCTTATGTTTATTGAGGTCGATGTGAAATCGGGGGTTGCCGCAAATCTCCCTGTCCATGGAGATCAAACTGTGGGAGCCAGCCTGCTGGCGATCGCGGTGGGTCAGTCACCATGCATGCTGGATGTGCCGACCAAATCGCCAGCAGGCTGGCTCCCACAGGGATGTGCGGTGGGTCAGGGAGAACTCACCACTCGGCAAAACTGCCATCGGCATGGCGCCAGATCGGGTTGCGCCAGCGATGCCCGACCGCCGCGCGTTCGATCACATACTCCTCGTTGATCTCGATGCCCAGGCCCGGGCCATTCGGAATCTTCACGAAGCCTTTGTCGTAATCGAACACCCGCGGATCCTTGACGTAATCCAGCAGGTCGTTGCTCTCGTTGTAGTGAATGCCCAGGCTCTGCTCCTGGATGAACGCGTTGTAGCAAACCGCGTCCAGTTGCAGGCACGCCGCGAGTGCAATCGGACCCAGCGGGCAATGCAGCGCCAACGCCACGTCGTAGGCTTCGGCCATGTTGGCGATTTTGCGGGTTTCGGTGATGCCGCCAGCGTGAGAAGCATCGGGCTGGATGATGTCGACGTAACCTTCGCTGAGCACGCGCTTGAAATCCCAGCGCGAGAACAACCGCTCGCCAAGGGCAATCGGCGTGCTGGTTAGCGGTGCCAGTTCCTTCAGCGCTTCGTAGTTTTCGCTGAGTACCGGCTCTTCGATGAACATCAGTTTGTACGGATCGAGTTCCTTCATCAGCACCTTGGCCATGGGCTTGTGCACCCGGCCATGGAAATCCACGCCGATGCCGACGTTCGGCCCGACCGCGTCACGCACGGCCGCGACGTTGGCCAGGGCCAGGTCGACTTTTTCGAAGGAGTCGAGGAATTGCAGCTCTTCGGTGCCGTTCATTTTCACCGCAGTGAAACCACGGCTGACCGCTTCTTTCGCCGCCCGCGCGGTGTCCGCCGGCCGGTCGCCGCCGATCCACGAATACACGCGGATCTTGTCCCGCACCTGACCACCCAGCAGATCGCTGACCGACACCCCCAAGGCCTTGCCCTTGATGTCCCACAGCGCCTGGTCGATACCGGCCAGCGCACTCATGTGGATCGCGCCGCCCCGGTAGAAGCCACCGCGGTACAGCACGGTCCAGATGTCTTCGATGTTGCGTGGGTCTTTGCCGATCAGGTAGTCGGACAATTCTTCAACGGCGGCGGCCACCGTGTGGGCGCGGCCTTCGACCACGGGCTCGCCCCAACCGGTCACGCCCTCGTCGGTTTCAACCTTGAGGAAGCACCAGCGCGGCGGAACGATGAAGGTGGTCAGTTTGGTGATTTTCATCTCTTCTCTCTCTTGTTAGATGCAGCGCGCTCGGCGCCAAAAAAGTCTTAACGCAGAGCGTTCCATGCAGCCACGTAGGCCTTGGCGTTCAACGCTACGTCCTCAGGCGTCATGCCCGGTTTGAACAACCCGGACCCGAGGCCGAAGCCTTTGACGCCAGCGTCGATAAACACCTGCATGTTGTCCGGTGTTATTCCGCCCACGGGCGCAAGAATGGTTCCGGCCGGCAACACCGCGAGCCAGGCCTTGACGACTGCCGGGCCCATTTGCTCGGCCGGGAACATCTTCAGCACGTCCGCACCTTCGGCCAATGCGGCGAAGGCTTCGGTCGGTGTCGCAACACCCGGCGACAGGAACAGCCCCGCCGCCTTCGCTGCGCGCAGCACTTTGGGATCGCTGTGGGGCATGACGATCACCTGCCCGCCGGCGGCTTTCACTTGTTCGACCTGTTCCGGCGTCAACACAGTGCCGGCGCCGATCAGGCAATCAGCGGGCAAGGTACTGCGCAGGATGCGGATGCTTTCGTACGGCTCGGGGGAATTGAGCGGCACTTCGATGACGCGAAATCCGGCTGCGTAAAGGACTTCTCCGATAGCCGCCGCTTCCTGCGGGCGCAGGCCACGCAGGATCGCGATCAGGCCGTTTTGCGCCAGGGCTTGCTTGAGCATGTCAGACCTCCAGTCAGGTTTAACGGGATGGATGTGGGGTGACGAGTCCGGCAGCGAGCGCCAACTGCCACAACCCGCGTTCGGTGGCGTGTTCGGCCAGCGTCACGCGAGCAAAACCGCAGGCGTCGAGGGCCCGGCTGTAGCGGGCACACAGTTGTGAGTTACCGATGAGGATGATCGACGGCAGATGAACGCTGTTGCGCCGACGCCGCTGATCAGTGGCCAGCGCCGACAACTCATGACCGATCAACAGGCCCGACAAATAGTCCGGTTGCGCGCTGGCGCTCAGCTCGCCGGTCAGCCCGAGGCTGCGGGCGCTGAACAATGTCGACAACGGACCGATCTCGCCCTCCGCCGACAGGGCCACTTGCACACCACGGTCAAACGCGTCGCCATCAAAGGATGCGCCGCGTTGCTGAGTGCGCCCCAGAATGCTGTGTTCGCTGAGCACGGCGAAGACTTCGCCGGTCATGAAGGTATCGAAATGCACGATGCAACCGTCGGCCACTTCCACCCATTTCGAATGACTGCCCGGCAGGCCGATCAACAGATCACCGTCCGCCCCGGCCGGCAGATTTTGCAGCACGCCGAGGACCTGGGTTTCTTCGCCGCGCATCACGTTCGGCAGCTGCGAACGCTGAATGACGCCCGGCACGATGTGCACATCGACGCCGCGAAGACTGCGAATGGTTTGTAGGGAAGTTCCGAGATTGGCGACGTTCGCCGGCGTGTCGCGGTAGGCCGCTTCGCGCCAACCTTGAGCGCTGCCG
This genomic window contains:
- a CDS encoding MFS transporter, producing MQPQTLTGQASLVTPSRKRFFIMVLLFITVVINYLDRSNLSIAAPALTSELGIDPIHVGLIFSAFGWTYAAMQIPGGWLVDRVPPRILYSVALLLWSIATVMLGFAASFIALFVLRMAVGALEAPAYPINSRVVTTWFPERERATAIGFYTSGQFVGLAFLTPVLAWLQHEFGWHMVFVSTGAVGILWAVIWYAVYREPRDFKGANDAEIDLIREGGGLVDIQAETAKAKAKFSWTDLGIVLTKRKLWGIYLGQFCLNSTLWFFLTWFPTYLVKYRGMDFIKSGLLASLPFLAAFVGVLCSGFFSDFLIRRGYTVGFARKLPIIGGLLISTSIIGANFVESTPLVIAFLALAFFGNGLASITWSLVSTLAPARLLGLTGGVFNFIGNLSAITTPIVIGFLASGDSFAPAITYISVLALIGALSYILLVGKVERIKL
- the dgoD gene encoding galactonate dehydratase, with the translated sequence MKITKLTTFIVPPRWCFLKVETDEGVTGWGEPVVEGRAHTVAAAVEELSDYLIGKDPRNIEDIWTVLYRGGFYRGGAIHMSALAGIDQALWDIKGKALGVSVSDLLGGQVRDKIRVYSWIGGDRPADTARAAKEAVSRGFTAVKMNGTEELQFLDSFEKVDLALANVAAVRDAVGPNVGIGVDFHGRVHKPMAKVLMKELDPYKLMFIEEPVLSENYEALKELAPLTSTPIALGERLFSRWDFKRVLSEGYVDIIQPDASHAGGITETRKIANMAEAYDVALALHCPLGPIALAACLQLDAVCYNAFIQEQSLGIHYNESNDLLDYVKDPRVFDYDKGFVKIPNGPGLGIEINEEYVIERAAVGHRWRNPIWRHADGSFAEW
- a CDS encoding 2-dehydro-3-deoxy-6-phosphogalactonate aldolase, whose translation is MLKQALAQNGLIAILRGLRPQEAAAIGEVLYAAGFRVIEVPLNSPEPYESIRILRSTLPADCLIGAGTVLTPEQVEQVKAAGGQVIVMPHSDPKVLRAAKAAGLFLSPGVATPTEAFAALAEGADVLKMFPAEQMGPAVVKAWLAVLPAGTILAPVGGITPDNMQVFIDAGVKGFGLGSGLFKPGMTPEDVALNAKAYVAAWNALR
- a CDS encoding 2-dehydro-3-deoxygalactonokinase; this translates as MLAQLIALDWGTTSLRAYKLAADGQVLEQRSLSSGIMQLPRTPRIIKGQACTDGFELAFDDACGDWLDAQPDLPVIACGMVGSAQGWREAAYRDTPANVANLGTSLQTIRSLRGVDVHIVPGVIQRSQLPNVMRGEETQVLGVLQNLPAGADGDLLIGLPGSHSKWVEVADGCIVHFDTFMTGEVFAVLSEHSILGRTQQRGASFDGDAFDRGVQVALSAEGEIGPLSTLFSARSLGLTGELSASAQPDYLSGLLIGHELSALATDQRRRRNSVHLPSIILIGNSQLCARYSRALDACGFARVTLAEHATERGLWQLALAAGLVTPHPSR